The following nucleotide sequence is from Saccharomyces kudriavzevii IFO 1802 strain IFO1802 genome assembly, chromosome: 5.
TCTGGCATCAAATCTGTCTTCGAAATGTGTTTGCTGTGGTGGCAACACGGCTGTAATCTTGGGTGGTTTGTATACACCTGATTCGTCGTCACCGTTTTCGtctccattttcttccttagatacttcttcatctctatgtgatgattttttgtctGTGCTAATAATTCCCGAAGTGTTTGGTCTGTATGccatttcttcttcactgGAGTCGTCTTCTTCACTGTCGTTGTCATCCTTGCCATGGTTCGCCAGGGTAGATGTTTCCAGCGCACGTTTTTCAGCGTCCTTATATTCCTTCTCCATCTTTACATATGCTCTGGTCAACTTGTCCAGTTGGTAGgacaatttcttttctagAGGTTTAACACCACGTTCTAACACTACACGATGTTGGATAGAGCGTTCACGCGCATCCATTGCAGTGGGATTTTTACATTTCTCGTCTAGTCTGTTACCTATCAGCATCATTAGCGAATTTATGTACCCCAGCATGCTTCCATTTTTTAAAGATAGCAGCGATACTTTCTCAGTAGGCTT
It contains:
- the LCP5 gene encoding small subunit rRNA maturation protein LCP5 (similar to Saccharomyces cerevisiae LCP5 (YER127W); ancestral locus Anc_8.138) — protein: MSELDALLKEINGSLATTSESLERLSGLYNNSEIDEVSESNQLHEHLFSDAKKPTEKVSLLSLKNGSMLGYINSLMMLIGNRLDEKCKNPTAMDARERSIQHRVVLERGVKPLEKKLSYQLDKLTRAYVKMEKEYKDAEKRALETSTLANHGKDDNDSEEDDSSEEEMAYRPNTSGIISTDKKSSHRDEEVSKEENGDENGDDESGVYKPPKITAVLPPQQTHFEDRFDAREHKDRSSKSRMQAMEEYIRESSDQPDWSASIGADIVNHGRGGIKSSRDTEKELKVTSFEEDNFTRLNITNKAEKRKQKQRERNARVNVIGGEDFGIFSSKRKLEDSTSRRGAKKTRSAWDRAQRKL